From Saprospiraceae bacterium, one genomic window encodes:
- a CDS encoding ABC transporter ATP-binding protein: protein MKNLNFHYSSGKVYGISGSNGSGKTTLLSLIAGTQIPTSGYIQYLDNKQNLVPNHLWFQYLSYAAPYGELYEYLTVSEITYLFGHLKGFSNELSAEEVMGIAWLDHKSNELTKNLSSGMKQRLKLALTILSGSDILILDEPRTNLDTETQSWYNDLLLNYKSDRIVIIASNDSADFEICDFTLNLNEQ, encoded by the coding sequence TTGAAAAATTTGAACTTTCACTATTCCTCAGGGAAAGTATATGGAATTTCTGGATCAAACGGCTCAGGTAAAACAACTTTGCTATCTCTGATTGCAGGTACCCAAATTCCTACATCAGGATATATTCAATATCTGGACAACAAACAAAATTTAGTACCGAATCATCTTTGGTTTCAGTATTTAAGTTATGCGGCTCCTTACGGTGAATTATATGAATACCTTACTGTTTCAGAAATCACCTATTTATTTGGCCATTTAAAGGGTTTTTCAAATGAACTTAGTGCTGAGGAAGTGATGGGCATAGCTTGGCTGGACCATAAATCCAATGAATTGACTAAAAATCTATCTTCCGGAATGAAGCAGCGTTTGAAACTGGCCTTGACCATCTTATCAGGATCAGATATATTGATACTGGATGAGCCCCGTACCAACCTCGATACAGAAACTCAGTCCTGGTATAATGATCTTTTGTTAAATTATAAGTCGGACCGGATCGTAATTATTGCTTCCAACGATTCTGCGGATTTTGAAATCTGTGATTTTACATTGAATTTGAACGAACAATAG
- a CDS encoding glycosyltransferase — protein sequence MLLHSYVIYPFSLKLFLWLRNFNTQVKELDEFELPFVSTITAVFNEESVIQQKVISILESDYPKNKLNVYLGSDCSTDRSDFLMLQLAKENSNIHFARFDQRRGKASVVNDLVENSFQVHAQNENHILIFTDANVILDTKAIRNMVRHFIDSNIGLVDSRIIPFNQVVTGIAPAEIRYINLETLVKNWEGKLWGVMMGAFGGCFAVRSTLVSKIPTYLITDDFYLSMMVLEQGASCINDTEAICYEGIPSQMKEEFKRKLRISSGNFQSLAVFKHFLYTAPISRAYAFISHKVFRWLGPLFLLLMYLTSGCLAIGFGNYYIPVFITVNILFFAIPAIDWILSRIGIHVMILRGIRYFISMNLALLLGLFRYLKGIKHSVWEPPKRNHIT from the coding sequence TTGCTGTTACACAGTTATGTCATTTATCCTTTCAGTTTAAAACTCTTTCTTTGGCTAAGAAATTTCAACACGCAGGTCAAAGAACTCGATGAATTTGAGTTACCTTTTGTCTCTACCATCACAGCTGTTTTTAATGAGGAATCTGTTATACAACAAAAAGTGATTTCAATTCTTGAAAGTGATTACCCGAAAAACAAGTTAAATGTGTATTTAGGTTCGGATTGTTCGACAGATCGCTCGGACTTTCTGATGTTACAATTGGCCAAGGAAAATTCAAATATTCATTTTGCCAGATTTGATCAAAGAAGAGGAAAGGCTTCAGTAGTAAATGATTTGGTGGAAAACTCATTCCAAGTTCATGCTCAGAACGAAAACCACATCCTAATTTTTACAGACGCAAATGTAATTCTTGATACAAAAGCGATCAGAAATATGGTGCGACATTTTATTGATTCCAATATTGGATTGGTGGACTCACGAATTATCCCATTCAATCAGGTTGTCACTGGGATTGCTCCGGCAGAAATTAGATATATAAACCTAGAAACATTGGTAAAAAATTGGGAAGGTAAACTATGGGGTGTGATGATGGGCGCATTTGGAGGTTGCTTTGCCGTGCGCTCCACTTTGGTGTCAAAAATACCCACCTACCTAATCACCGATGATTTCTATTTGAGCATGATGGTATTGGAACAAGGTGCAAGTTGTATAAATGATACCGAGGCAATATGTTATGAAGGAATTCCAAGTCAAATGAAAGAAGAATTTAAGCGGAAATTACGCATATCATCCGGCAATTTTCAAAGCCTTGCTGTGTTCAAACATTTTTTATATACTGCTCCTATTAGCAGGGCCTATGCTTTTATTTCACACAAAGTGTTTCGGTGGCTTGGACCTCTGTTTTTGCTTCTCATGTACCTGACATCAGGGTGTTTAGCCATTGGCTTTGGTAATTATTATATTCCTGTTTTTATTACTGTCAATATTTTGTTTTTTGCCATCCCTGCCATCGATTGGATTTTGAGTCGGATCGGCATTCATGTCATGATATTAAGAGGGATCCGATATTTTATTTCCATGAACCTTGCATTGCTCTTAGGGTTATTTAGGTATTTAAAGGGGATCAAGCACAGTGTTTGGGAGCCGCCAAAAAGAAATCATATCACATGA
- the trxA gene encoding thioredoxin: MAFEFTDNNFQENALAEPGVAVVDFWAEWCGPCKLVAPIIDELSHEYEGKAKIGKLDVDNNPQVSMQYGIRSIPTLLFIKDGKVVDKHVGTATKATIKTKLDALI; encoded by the coding sequence ATGGCATTTGAATTTACAGATAACAATTTTCAAGAAAATGCATTGGCAGAGCCTGGAGTAGCAGTGGTTGATTTTTGGGCTGAGTGGTGTGGACCTTGCAAACTGGTAGCACCCATCATTGATGAATTATCACATGAGTATGAAGGAAAAGCCAAAATCGGAAAATTAGATGTGGACAACAATCCGCAAGTCTCCATGCAATATGGAATTCGCTCGATTCCAACTTTGTTGTTTATTAAAGATGGAAAGGTGGTAGATAAGCATGTTGGCACCGCTACCAAAGCGACCATTAAGACCAAACTGGATGCGTTGATTTAA
- a CDS encoding 1,4-dihydroxy-6-naphthoate synthase, producing MPNHKIKLTLAISPCPNDTFIFGHWILGIRHPDFQLKLDPPETQFLDIQELNKEALKGSKDVIKVSAAHAAKLLDHYQILNCGGALGLDCGPLLIGKKFLSEEEINDCEIILPGENTTARFLFDFSYPNAKYKKYRIFSEVEQQVLQNNKTLGVIIHESRFTYREKCLVCIKDLGKNWVEKTNLPIPLGLIMVRKDLPINIKHTIKEQIIQSIQMANVSSKAIDMLIKSHASEMLDKVIREHISLYVNSYSMDIGPSGRQAIFKLFKTMGQKEIPEEVFI from the coding sequence ATGCCGAACCACAAAATTAAGCTGACTTTAGCGATTTCACCTTGCCCAAATGATACCTTTATCTTTGGCCATTGGATTTTAGGAATTCGCCACCCTGATTTCCAATTGAAATTGGACCCTCCTGAGACTCAATTTCTAGATATCCAAGAGTTAAACAAGGAAGCGCTCAAGGGTTCAAAAGATGTAATCAAAGTAAGTGCAGCTCATGCAGCAAAGCTTTTGGACCATTATCAAATATTAAATTGTGGTGGAGCATTGGGCTTAGATTGCGGACCTCTCCTTATAGGAAAGAAGTTTCTCTCAGAAGAAGAAATCAATGATTGCGAGATTATATTACCTGGTGAAAATACAACCGCAAGATTTCTTTTTGACTTTAGTTACCCCAATGCCAAGTACAAAAAGTATCGTATATTTTCAGAAGTAGAACAACAGGTTTTGCAAAATAATAAAACGCTTGGCGTGATCATTCATGAGAGTAGATTTACTTATAGAGAAAAATGTCTGGTGTGCATCAAAGATTTGGGTAAAAATTGGGTTGAAAAGACCAATCTACCCATTCCTCTAGGACTTATCATGGTTAGAAAAGACCTACCAATCAATATCAAGCATACGATTAAAGAACAAATCATTCAATCTATCCAGATGGCAAATGTTTCCAGCAAAGCCATTGATATGTTGATCAAAAGTCACGCATCTGAAATGCTTGATAAGGTCATCCGGGAGCATATCTCGCTTTATGTCAACTCTTATAGCATGGATATTGGACCCTCCGGAAGGCAAGCAATTTTCAAATTGTTTAAAACCATGGGTCAAAAGGAAATTCCTGAAGAAGTTTTTATCTAA
- a CDS encoding RluA family pseudouridine synthase gives MYPKIIYEDNHIIVLEKYPGLLSQGDSSGHPNLVDIVKAYLKEKYNKPGDVYLGLLQRYDRPVGGIMVMAKTTKAFMRLHDQIKERKVDKYYLAITKFKPPKNSEELGHYLIKDEKVNKTTVHEQFIEGSKDAKLQYELIGEKDEKYLLRIKLITGRSHQIRAQLAYIGCPLLGDVKYGNTLPKPAYDLCLYAYKIAFVHPVLKERMEFTHFPKLVGYWDGMDQFFNQIT, from the coding sequence ATGTATCCAAAAATAATTTACGAAGATAACCACATTATTGTTTTGGAGAAGTATCCGGGACTTTTGTCACAAGGTGACAGCTCTGGTCATCCCAATCTGGTGGACATTGTTAAAGCCTATCTTAAGGAAAAATACAACAAACCTGGGGATGTTTATTTAGGGCTTTTGCAAAGATACGATAGACCAGTGGGTGGAATAATGGTGATGGCAAAAACCACCAAAGCATTTATGCGCTTACACGATCAAATTAAAGAACGTAAAGTTGACAAATATTATCTTGCCATTACCAAGTTCAAACCACCCAAAAATTCAGAGGAGCTTGGTCATTATTTAATCAAAGACGAAAAAGTCAATAAAACTACTGTTCACGAACAATTTATTGAAGGATCAAAAGACGCCAAACTGCAATATGAGTTAATAGGTGAAAAGGATGAAAAATACTTGCTGCGTATAAAATTGATCACAGGTAGATCTCATCAAATCAGAGCACAATTGGCTTATATTGGTTGTCCGCTACTCGGTGATGTAAAATATGGTAACACTTTACCAAAACCAGCTTATGATTTGTGTTTGTACGCTTATAAAATTGCGTTTGTACACCCGGTTCTTAAAGAGCGCATGGAATTTACCCATTTTCCCAAATTGGTCGGATACTGGGATGGAATGGATCAATTTTTTAATCAGATCACATAA
- the ribB gene encoding 3,4-dihydroxy-2-butanone-4-phosphate synthase, whose amino-acid sequence MIHFHNIEEAIADFRNGKLLIVVDDEDRENEGDFICAAENITPEMVNFMAKVGRGLICAPMTEERAEKLNLPLMVRSNTSLHETAFTVSVDLIGHGCSTGISAHDRAKTLRALANEDFVTSDFARPGHIFPLRAKSGGVLQRTGHTEAAVDLAKLAGLSPVSVLVEILNEDGSMARLPELIEKSKELDLKIISISDLIEYRLRSERLIQCEGRSKMEINGQTFEIIQYKQFNSNDKHIALVKGEINHEKIIPIRAQYCEGFTEIIDLMVFQEKAILSKALNYIQNQDCGVILMLSNEGKEKFPLRRIIPDTPKPSPHPEQDQREIGIGSQILKDLGVKKMRILSNNPRKNIAVEAYGLEVIDYVKFG is encoded by the coding sequence ATGATACATTTTCACAATATTGAAGAAGCAATTGCTGATTTTAGAAATGGAAAGCTCCTGATCGTGGTAGATGATGAAGACCGTGAAAATGAAGGAGATTTTATTTGTGCGGCGGAAAACATAACCCCTGAAATGGTCAATTTCATGGCAAAGGTAGGAAGAGGATTAATCTGTGCGCCAATGACCGAAGAAAGGGCTGAAAAGTTGAATTTACCTTTGATGGTGCGATCAAACACCTCACTTCATGAAACTGCTTTTACGGTATCTGTTGACCTCATTGGACATGGTTGCTCTACAGGTATATCAGCGCATGATCGGGCTAAAACTCTCCGAGCTTTGGCAAATGAGGATTTTGTAACATCAGATTTTGCCCGGCCCGGTCATATATTTCCCTTACGGGCCAAATCCGGAGGAGTTTTACAAAGGACAGGGCACACAGAAGCTGCAGTTGACCTTGCAAAACTTGCAGGGTTAAGTCCAGTCTCGGTATTGGTGGAAATTTTAAATGAAGATGGATCCATGGCGCGGTTGCCAGAGCTGATCGAAAAATCCAAAGAGCTAGACCTTAAAATCATTTCTATCAGCGACCTTATTGAATACAGATTGCGCAGTGAAAGGCTCATCCAATGTGAAGGAAGATCAAAAATGGAAATCAATGGTCAAACCTTTGAAATTATTCAGTACAAACAGTTCAATAGCAATGACAAACACATTGCATTGGTCAAAGGGGAAATCAATCACGAGAAAATAATCCCAATCCGGGCCCAATATTGCGAAGGTTTTACAGAAATAATTGACCTCATGGTTTTTCAGGAAAAGGCCATTTTGTCGAAAGCACTTAACTACATACAAAATCAGGATTGTGGAGTAATATTGATGTTATCCAATGAAGGAAAGGAAAAATTTCCATTGCGGCGAATCATACCGGACACACCCAAACCAAGCCCTCATCCAGAACAAGATCAAAGAGAAATAGGAATTGGGAGTCAAATATTAAAAGACCTTGGTGTAAAAAAAATGAGAATTCTTTCCAACAACCCTAGAAAAAATATTGCGGTAGAAGCCTATGGACTAGAAGTTATCGACTATGTAAAATTTGGCTGA
- a CDS encoding RNA-binding S4 domain-containing protein, which translates to MKLVSLRIDKWLWSVRLYKSRTLATEACKQGRVKSGNQVLKPASQIHSGQTLQIRKQGLMFEYRVVELLEKRVGAALAEKAYVNLTTQETLDKWKGINSFASSFYIQRPKGSGRPTKKERRQVDGLVEDHFKEEEE; encoded by the coding sequence ATAAAACTTGTAAGCTTGAGAATTGATAAATGGCTTTGGTCTGTTCGGCTTTATAAATCCAGGACACTCGCTACTGAAGCCTGTAAGCAAGGGAGGGTTAAGTCCGGTAATCAAGTATTGAAACCCGCCTCACAAATCCATTCAGGCCAGACTTTGCAAATAAGAAAACAGGGGCTTATGTTTGAGTATCGAGTGGTTGAACTACTTGAAAAAAGAGTAGGTGCTGCCTTGGCTGAAAAAGCGTATGTCAATCTCACCACTCAAGAAACGCTCGATAAATGGAAAGGAATAAACTCTTTTGCATCTAGTTTTTATATTCAAAGACCCAAAGGATCTGGTAGGCCTACTAAAAAAGAACGGAGACAGGTTGATGGACTTGTCGAAGATCATTTTAAAGAAGAGGAAGAATAA
- a CDS encoding DNA-binding protein yields MYITLEELRDIKHRLPSGSIKKIADELKVDEQTVRNYFGANHLENSGNHLQAGPNGGIVQINDETILNMARQILSETGTVVSN; encoded by the coding sequence ATGTACATTACTTTAGAGGAACTAAGGGATATCAAACATCGTTTGCCTTCAGGTAGTATTAAAAAAATTGCCGATGAACTAAAAGTGGATGAACAGACCGTCAGAAATTATTTTGGCGCAAATCATCTGGAAAACTCTGGTAACCACCTTCAGGCTGGTCCCAATGGTGGAATTGTTCAAATCAATGATGAAACAATTCTAAATATGGCCAGACAGATTTTGTCGGAAACCGGAACTGTTGTTTCCAATTAG
- a CDS encoding DUF58 domain-containing protein, giving the protein MGFFDQFPVQAFDNMELLARQVVEGFIIGKHKSPFHGFSVEFAEHRLYNPGESTKDIDWRVYGRTDRLYSKKFEEETNLRCQLVIDASSSMYFPEEKLKSGLILNKLKYSALGAACIMNILKSQRDAFGLSIFSEGLDIHTEAKSSTKHYQLCLSFMEKYLNNHILNKKGKASEALHLIAEQIHKRSLVILFSDMFDDAEQLDEMVHALQHLKYNKHEVIVFHVTDKQLEINFEFENRPYQFVDMETGERIRIQTHQIRDQYVQQIKEYHRKVRDICIRYKIDYYESDINEGYHYLLQNFLGKRNKMI; this is encoded by the coding sequence ATGGGGTTTTTTGATCAATTTCCAGTGCAGGCCTTTGACAATATGGAATTATTGGCAAGACAGGTCGTTGAAGGATTTATTATTGGCAAACATAAATCACCATTTCATGGATTCAGTGTAGAATTTGCCGAACACAGACTTTATAACCCCGGAGAGAGTACAAAGGATATTGATTGGAGGGTTTATGGTAGAACAGACAGACTGTATTCAAAAAAATTTGAAGAAGAGACCAATCTAAGATGCCAGTTGGTCATCGATGCGTCCTCTTCAATGTATTTTCCAGAAGAAAAGCTGAAGTCTGGTTTAATTTTAAATAAATTAAAATATTCTGCATTGGGAGCTGCATGCATCATGAATATTTTAAAATCCCAAAGGGATGCATTTGGTCTGAGTATTTTTAGTGAAGGTTTGGATATCCATACAGAGGCTAAATCAAGTACGAAGCATTATCAACTATGCTTGAGTTTTATGGAAAAATATTTAAACAATCATATACTCAATAAAAAAGGAAAGGCCTCTGAAGCACTGCATTTGATTGCAGAGCAAATTCACAAAAGGTCCCTTGTTATATTATTCAGCGACATGTTTGATGATGCAGAACAACTGGATGAAATGGTACATGCACTTCAACACCTAAAATATAACAAACATGAGGTCATCGTATTTCATGTAACCGACAAGCAGCTTGAAATTAATTTTGAATTCGAAAACAGACCATATCAATTTGTTGATATGGAAACCGGTGAACGGATCAGAATTCAAACTCATCAAATTCGGGATCAATACGTCCAACAAATCAAAGAGTATCACCGCAAGGTGAGAGATATCTGTATTCGGTATAAAATTGATTATTATGAATCGGATATTAATGAGGGTTACCATTATTTGTTGCAAAATTTTTTAGGGAAGAGAAACAAAATGATTTAA
- a CDS encoding DUF3810 family protein gives MNKLLQITYWFAGIFMLLTLIYGVYLDSIPPEQVDSNYTFLVFKSYRLLWDGILLYLDFPFIYIYGFLILVWISRLVYLLIIRNGKWKLALLELLIGVGFQLAWFYMFWGFNYLRIPLTERMGLTGVITKEQIIEEACHQTHKINGLKKQVEHQILDSSEAVKWQRDLSSEMKSLFAELGLGSFQNSKVHIVSPPGALLVFGASGFYWPLSGQGQVDRGLANVQLPFTFAHELCHAMGWTDEGECNFLAYLGMIRSSSIWIEYCGQLSYWRYLMAELKPLAPDVYDSLYSELSPAVIEDLVEISNAISRFPEWFPILREKFYDWYLKTNRIEKGIQSYSGLVQWVILYKAKYGLI, from the coding sequence ATGAACAAGCTTCTTCAGATAACATATTGGTTTGCCGGCATTTTTATGCTGTTGACATTGATCTATGGGGTTTACCTTGATAGCATACCGCCGGAGCAGGTGGATTCTAATTATACTTTTCTGGTTTTTAAATCCTACCGATTGCTTTGGGATGGAATATTGCTTTATTTGGATTTCCCTTTCATTTATATTTACGGATTTTTGATTTTGGTATGGATATCGCGATTGGTTTATCTGCTTATTATAAGGAATGGAAAATGGAAGCTTGCGCTCCTGGAGCTTCTCATTGGAGTCGGCTTTCAACTGGCATGGTTCTATATGTTTTGGGGTTTTAATTACCTTAGAATTCCTTTAACGGAGAGAATGGGGCTCACTGGAGTCATCACCAAAGAACAAATCATTGAGGAGGCATGTCATCAAACACACAAAATTAACGGGTTAAAAAAGCAGGTGGAGCATCAGATTTTGGATTCTTCAGAAGCTGTAAAATGGCAAAGAGATCTGAGTTCAGAAATGAAGAGCTTATTTGCTGAATTAGGCTTGGGTTCATTTCAAAATTCAAAAGTTCATATAGTTTCCCCGCCTGGAGCACTTTTGGTGTTTGGAGCATCAGGATTTTATTGGCCTTTGTCGGGTCAAGGACAAGTGGATCGAGGTTTGGCAAATGTTCAGTTGCCTTTTACCTTTGCCCATGAACTATGCCACGCAATGGGTTGGACTGATGAAGGTGAATGTAACTTTCTGGCATACCTCGGCATGATCAGAAGTTCTTCTATTTGGATTGAGTATTGTGGGCAACTTTCCTATTGGCGCTATCTAATGGCTGAGCTGAAACCATTGGCACCTGATGTCTATGATTCGTTGTATTCTGAATTGAGCCCAGCAGTCATAGAAGACCTGGTTGAGATAAGCAATGCGATAAGTCGTTTTCCTGAATGGTTTCCAATTTTACGTGAAAAATTCTATGATTGGTATTTAAAAACCAACCGAATAGAAAAGGGAATTCAAAGTTATTCCGGCCTTGTCCAATGGGTCATTTTGTACAAAGCTAAATATGGCTTGATTTGA
- the ald gene encoding alanine dehydrogenase: protein MIIGVPKEIKSNENRVALNPAGALELSKRGHTVYVQSGAGIGSGFSDQNYMSAGAKILSTIEEVYQIAEMIIKVKEPIASEYKLIKENQLLFTYFHFASYEPLTNAMIESGAICLAYETVELPDRSLPLLIPMSEVAGRMAIQEGAKYLEKPQKGKGILLGGVPGVPPAKVLILGGGIVGTQAAKMAAGMGSQVTLMDISLPRLRYLADVMPANVNTMFSNELTIRELVQSHDLIIGAVLIPGAKAPSLVTRDMLPTMHPGTVLVDVAIDQGGCIETSRPTTHDDPIYIIDDVVHYCVANMPGAVPYTSTVALTNATLPYAIQLADKGWKQACQQNKSLMMGLNVVHGKVVYEGVANAFNLEYKHVETIL from the coding sequence ATGATCATAGGAGTCCCGAAAGAAATCAAATCCAACGAAAACCGAGTAGCACTCAATCCTGCAGGAGCTCTTGAGCTTAGCAAACGAGGTCACACTGTTTATGTCCAATCAGGAGCTGGGATTGGCAGTGGTTTTTCTGATCAAAATTATATGAGTGCCGGAGCTAAAATCCTTTCAACCATTGAGGAAGTCTATCAGATTGCTGAAATGATCATCAAGGTGAAGGAACCCATTGCCAGCGAATATAAACTCATCAAGGAGAACCAGCTCTTGTTTACCTATTTTCATTTTGCTTCCTACGAACCACTTACCAATGCTATGATCGAAAGTGGAGCAATATGCCTTGCTTATGAAACTGTGGAACTCCCAGACCGGAGTTTGCCATTGCTAATTCCTATGTCTGAAGTTGCCGGAAGAATGGCGATTCAGGAAGGCGCAAAATATCTTGAAAAACCACAAAAAGGCAAGGGGATTCTACTTGGCGGCGTACCCGGTGTTCCTCCAGCCAAAGTATTAATCCTTGGTGGCGGAATTGTGGGTACTCAAGCGGCAAAAATGGCTGCCGGAATGGGCTCACAGGTGACTTTGATGGACATTAGTCTACCTAGATTGCGTTATCTTGCGGATGTAATGCCGGCCAACGTTAACACCATGTTTTCAAATGAACTCACCATCAGGGAATTGGTACAATCTCATGATTTAATTATTGGAGCTGTATTAATTCCTGGAGCTAAAGCCCCAAGCTTGGTGACCAGAGACATGTTACCGACCATGCATCCTGGCACGGTATTGGTCGATGTCGCCATAGACCAAGGCGGTTGTATTGAAACTTCAAGACCTACTACGCATGACGATCCAATTTACATTATTGATGATGTTGTACATTATTGTGTGGCAAACATGCCGGGGGCGGTCCCCTATACCTCCACAGTAGCCCTGACCAATGCCACCTTACCTTATGCGATTCAACTCGCTGATAAAGGTTGGAAGCAAGCCTGCCAACAAAACAAATCCTTAATGATGGGACTCAATGTAGTGCATGGCAAGGTGGTTTACGAAGGGGTGGCCAATGCTTTTAATTTGGAATACAAGCATGTGGAAACCATCCTTTAA
- the fsa gene encoding fructose-6-phosphate aldolase, with protein sequence MKFFIDTANLDNIIEAKELGILDGVTTNPSLMAKEGISGKQNIYTHYKKICDLVEGDVSAEVISTDFEGMVREGRELADIAANIVVKVPMIKAGVKAIVEFSKLNIKTNCTLVFSAGQAILAAKAGATYLSPFIGRIDDTNWDGLQLISEIYEVYSVQGYETQILAASIRNSRQIVESAKAGADIVTCPLSAILGLLKHPLTDIGLQIFLDDHKRVGAKLGG encoded by the coding sequence ATGAAATTTTTTATTGACACCGCTAATTTGGACAATATCATTGAAGCCAAAGAATTGGGAATATTGGATGGCGTAACCACCAATCCCAGTTTGATGGCAAAGGAAGGAATTTCTGGAAAACAGAATATCTATACCCATTATAAGAAGATCTGTGATTTGGTAGAAGGAGATGTGAGTGCTGAAGTTATTTCAACTGATTTTGAAGGTATGGTCAGAGAGGGTAGGGAGTTGGCTGATATTGCAGCTAATATTGTTGTCAAAGTACCCATGATCAAGGCGGGTGTCAAAGCCATCGTTGAGTTTAGCAAATTGAATATAAAAACAAACTGCACATTGGTTTTTAGTGCCGGGCAGGCCATTCTCGCGGCCAAGGCAGGTGCAACTTATCTTTCTCCTTTTATTGGTCGAATCGATGATACCAATTGGGATGGATTACAACTCATTTCAGAAATTTATGAAGTGTATTCTGTTCAGGGTTATGAAACTCAAATTTTAGCTGCCTCCATCAGAAACTCTCGACAAATTGTAGAATCTGCAAAAGCCGGGGCAGATATTGTTACCTGTCCTTTAAGCGCAATTTTGGGTTTGCTTAAACATCCTTTGACTGACATCGGCTTACAGATCTTTTTAGATGATCACAAAAGGGTAGGGGCAAAATTAGGAGGGTAA
- a CDS encoding polyphosphate kinase, whose translation MKKIILNKISTEAPEKAKKKEIKIKTEDLVKEIGEWSEKLYAEKKQSILVVLQGMDASGKDGVAKNVFSRCPPLVIDAHPFRKPTEEEMAHDFLWRVHKWTPGKGLIKIFIRSHYEDILIQRVHNWIDDERAALRLDSINAFEKLLQYDANTTVLKFYLHLSQKRQLEKLQERLDVPEKQWKYNAGDFEESKLWDKYMQYYEDVLNGCSIPWHIVPADDRWYRDYFVAKIMCEQLRKMSPKYPQLVNK comes from the coding sequence ATGAAAAAAATAATACTGAATAAAATATCGACTGAAGCTCCTGAAAAAGCTAAGAAAAAAGAAATCAAAATAAAGACCGAGGACCTTGTCAAGGAAATTGGTGAGTGGTCAGAAAAACTGTATGCTGAGAAAAAACAGAGTATTTTGGTCGTGCTCCAGGGGATGGATGCAAGTGGTAAAGACGGCGTTGCAAAAAATGTATTTTCCCGATGTCCACCCTTGGTCATCGATGCTCATCCATTTCGAAAGCCAACAGAGGAAGAAATGGCGCATGATTTTCTATGGAGAGTTCACAAGTGGACACCTGGCAAAGGATTAATTAAAATATTTATCCGTTCTCATTATGAAGATATTCTGATTCAAAGAGTGCACAACTGGATTGATGATGAAAGAGCTGCTTTAAGACTAGACTCCATCAACGCATTTGAAAAATTATTACAATACGATGCAAACACGACCGTCTTAAAATTTTATTTACATCTCTCCCAAAAGCGCCAATTGGAAAAATTGCAAGAAAGATTGGATGTACCTGAAAAACAATGGAAGTACAATGCTGGTGACTTTGAAGAAAGTAAATTGTGGGATAAATATATGCAGTATTACGAGGATGTCCTAAATGGATGCTCGATACCATGGCATATCGTTCCCGCGGATGATCGATGGTACAGAGATTATTTCGTTGCAAAGATTATGTGCGAACAATTGCGAAAAATGTCACCAAAATATCCCCAACTCGTAAATAAATAA